A section of the Solea solea chromosome 17, fSolSol10.1, whole genome shotgun sequence genome encodes:
- the scml4 gene encoding sex comb on midleg-like protein 4: protein MSALSGSAEMQTAAPGPQFMMGPQGKVPGRKRGRPPIRKLEFQGHYIEPLSSHKVPKKRGRKPGFKLKPRMVMSPLANSSPSSTPEPEMGSVPQDAAIVPQSSTPQVLTAETPVPDDFLCDPPVESKRYAVDPSDSGFNLMVSQYPAKRSYGYRGSRCSTPMGLCRQLSCPGSFQDTNRNGYSPMPDSGECKRPAGKDPSNWSVEEVVWFIKDADPQALGPHAEVFRKHEIDGDALLLLKSEMMMKYLGLKLGPALKLCYHIDRLKQNRL, encoded by the exons ATGAGCGCCCTGTCTGGCAGCGCCGAGATGCAGACTGCCGCTCCTGGCCCACAGTTTATGATGGGGCCCCAGGGTAAAGTGCCTGGCAGAAAGAGAGGACGGCCACCCATCCGTAAGCTGGAGTTCCAGGGTCACTACATAGAGCCTCTGTCGTCCCACAAGGTCCCCAAAAAGAGAGGCAGGAAACCTGGCTTCAAG ctgaagCCCAGGATGGTCATGTCCCCACTGGCCAACTCTTCTCCCAGCAGCACTCCAGAGCCTGAGATGGGCTCAGTACCACAGGACGCTGCAATCGTCCCTCAGTCGTCCACACCACAGGTCCTAACAg CAGAGACACCAGTGCCTGACGACTTCTTATGTGACCCACCGGTGGAGTCCAAGAGATACGCCGTGGACCCCAGTGACTCCGGGTTTAACCTCATGGTGTCACAGTACCCAGCAAAGCGCTCGTATGGTTACCGTGGCAGCAGGTGCTCCACTCCAATGGGCTTGTGCAGACAATTGTCATGCCCAGGCAGCTTCCAGGATACAAACAGAAATG GCTACAGTCCAATGCCAGACTCTGGAGAGTGCAAACGTCCTGCTGGTAAGGACCCATCTAACTGGAGTGTGGAGGAGGTGGTTTGGTTCATCAAAGACGCTGACCCTCAAGCACTAGGACCTCACGCTGAAGTCTTCAGGAAACAT GAGATAGACGGAgacgctctgctgctgctgaaaagtgagatgatgatgaagtacCTGGGGCTGAAGCTGGGCCCCGCGCTCAAACTCTGTTACCACATCGACAGGCTCAAACAGAATCGGTTGTGA
- the sec63 gene encoding translocation protein SEC63 homolog, translating into MAGQQFQYDDSGNTFFYFLTSFVGLIVIPATYYIWPRDQNAEQLRLKSLRRVHGRCLWYRLRLMKSQQSIVPTLKKAALLFGWAVFLLLAYKVSKLDREYQEYNPYEVLNLDPGASLSEIKKQYRLLSLKFHPDKGGDEATFMRISKAHAALTNEQSRQNWEMYGNPDGPGATSFGIALPAWIVDQKNSMLVLLVYGLAFMVILPVVVGTWWYRSIRYSGDQILINTTQLFMHFMYKTPNMNMKRLGMVLTAAFEFDPRSNKEATIRPTDNIEVPQLIRELGNINVKKKEPPFCYPYSLKARVLVLAHLARMDISEELEEDQRFVVRKSPALLQEMINVGCQLTMMANSRGGFHAPRLVTIENCMKLTQMIVQGLQESKSPLLQLPHFEEEHLRYCISKKYKVRSLQDLVSLKDSDRRSMLRFLGEEKYDEVMAVLSSFPHINMDTKLQVLDDEDSNNITAGSIVTVTVTLTRKRMADMFEKEHDSTPCTGEEAATTEEAQADANKAKTKVWQNKGKGAKKTAKSKKKKITKKKTTPVPAKSKQANGNVAGNDSVAATPAPAKEEEEDASDKGSESEEGETNKDSPSERDEDSDKQSDTEVDEIAGDDEEEWEALQQSIQRRERALLETKSKVTHPVYSLYFPEEKQEWWWLYIADRRDQTLVSVPYHVCTLKDSEEVELKFPAPSKTGNYQYSVILRSDSFLGLDQIKPLKLEVHEAKAMLDNHPQWDIPDTEEEDEEQEDSDGIEESEDDDEDND; encoded by the exons ATGGCCGGGCAACAGTTCCAGTACGACGACAGCGGCAACacctttttctattttctaacgTCCTTCGTCGGACTTATTGTGATCCCAGCCACATATTACATCTGGCCCCGGGATCAGAATGCTG AACAACTACGTCTAAAGAGCCTGAGGAGGGTACATGGCAGATGTCTGTGGTACCGTCTCAGGTTAATGAAGTCGCAGCAGAGTATAGTCCCAACACTAAA GAAAGCAGCCTTGCTATTTGGGTGGGCCGTGTTCCTGCTGCTTGCGTACAAGGTGTCCAAGCTGGACAGAGAGTACCAGGAGTACAATCCTTATGAGGTCCTCAACTTGGACCCG gGTGCATCTCTGTCAGAAATCAAGAAGCAGTACCGTCTGCTCTCTCTCAAGTTCCACCCTGACAAAGGTGGTGATGAGGCCACATTCATGAGAATTAGCAAAGCCCATGCTGC CCTGACCAATGAACAGTCGCGTCAGAACTGGGAAATGTACGGTAACCCTGATGGTCCAGGAG CTACCAGCTTTGGTATTGCCCTGCCCGCCTGGATTGTTGACCAGAAGAACTCAATGCTG GTTCTATTGGTGTATGGGTTAGCATTTATGGTCATCCTTCCTGTTGTTGTG GGCACATGGTGGTACCGCTCCATCCGCTACAGTGGAGACCAGATCCTCATCAATACTACTCAGCTCTTCATGCACTTTATGTACAAGACgccaaacatgaacatgaagc GATTGGGTATGGTGTTGACAGCAGCATTTGAGTTTGACCCCCGCAGCAATAAAGAAGCCACCATACGACCAACGGACAACATTGAAGTGCCACAG ttgatCCGAGAATTAGGAAATATCAACGTAAAGAAGAAGGAGCCTCCATTCTGTTATCCTTACAGTTTAAAGGCCAGGGTCTTAGTGCTTGCTCACCTGGCTCGTATGGATATATCAGAGGAGTTGGAGGAAG ATCAGAGGTTTGTGGTGAGGAAGAGTCCGGCTCTCCTGCAGGAGATGATCAACGTTGGCTGTCAGCTCACAATGATGGCCAACAGTAGAGGAG GTTTCCATGCTCCTCGACTTGTCACCATAGAGAATTGTATGAAGCTGACCCAGATGATAGTGCAGGGTCTACAGGAGTCAAAATCACCACTACTGCAGCTGCCCCACTTTGAGGAAGAGCACCTCCGCTACTGCATCTCTAAGAAG TATAAAGTTCGAAGCCTTCAGGATCTGGTGAGTCTGAAGGACTCTGACAGACGCAGCATGTTGCGTTTCCTCGGGGAAGAAAAGTACGATGAGGTCATGGCTGTGCTGAGCAGCTTCCCTCACATCAACATGGACACGAAACTGCAAG TCCTTGATGATGAAGACAGCAATAACATCACAGCAGGCTCTATCGTCACAGTGACCGTCACCTTAACCAGAAAACGGATGGCG GACATGTTTGAAAAAGAACATGATTCAACACCATGTACAGGAGAGGAGGCCGCCACTACAGAGGAAGCA CAAGCAGATGCTAATAAAGCCAAAACCAAAGTGTGGCAGAACAAGGGCAAAGGGGCAAAGAAAACAGCCAagtcaaagaagaaaaagataacCAAGAAGAAGACAACTCCCGTGCCTGCCAAATCCAAACAGGCCAACGGCAACGTGGCAGGAAAT GACAGCGTAGCAGCAACGCCAGCACcagcaaaggaggaggaggaggatgcctCAGACAAAGGCAGCGAGTCAGAAGAGGGCGAAACTAACAAGGACTCTCCCAGTGAAAGAGATGAGGACAGTGACAAACAGAGCGACACAGAGGTGGATGAGATTGCTGGTGACGACGAGGAG GAGTGGGAAGCACTGCAGCAAAGCATTCAGCGGCGAGAAAGGGCCCTGCTCGAGACCAAATCAAAGGTGACGCACCCCGTCTACAGCCTTTACTTCCCCGAGGAGAAGCAGGAGTGGTGGTGGCTCTACATCGCTGACCGCCGGGATCAAACCCTCGTTTCTGTTCCCTACCATGTCTGCACACTAAAAGACTCAGAGGAG GTAGAGCTGAAGTTTCCAGCTCCTTCCAAAACAGGGAACTACCAGTATTCTGTCATCCTTCGCTCTGATTCCTTCCTGGGACTGGACCAGATCAAACCACTGAag TTGGAGGTCCACGAGGCCAAAGCCATGCTGGACAACCACCCACAGTGGGATATCCccgacacagaggaggaggacgaggagcaggaggacaGCGATGGCATCGAAGAGAGCGAGGACGATGACGAGGACAACGACTGA